A region from the Triticum aestivum cultivar Chinese Spring chromosome 3D, IWGSC CS RefSeq v2.1, whole genome shotgun sequence genome encodes:
- the LOC123077558 gene encoding ABC transporter G family member 31 — MWAAEAPFSRSGSWREAEDEQEALRWAALQRLPTVARARRGLLRSPAVAPGSSGAGGPVEGDDALCEVDVTGLSSGDRTALVDRLLADSGDAEQFFRRIRARFDAVHIEFPKIEVRYEDLTVDAYVHVGSRALPTIPNFICNMTEAFLRHLRIYRGGRMKLPILDNINGIIRSSRMTLLLGPPSSGKTTLLLALAGRLGPGLKMSGSITYNGHHLNEFVPQRTSAYVSQQDWHASEMTVRETLEFAGRCQGVGIKYDMLVELLRREKNAGIKPDEDLDVFMKALALEGRQTSLVAEYVMKILGLDICADTIVGDEMVKGISGGQKKRLTTGELLVGSARVLFMDEISTGLDSATTYQIIKYLRDSTHALDGTTIISLLQPAPETYELFDDVILISEGQIVYQGPREYAADFFAAMGFRCPERKNVADFLQEVLSKKDQQQYWCQYDYPYQFVSVTKFAEAFKTFVIGKRLHEDLDRPYNRKHNHPAALSTSNYGVKRLEILKSNFQWQRLLMKRNSFIYVFKFIQLLLVALITMTVFFRTTMHHDSVDDGIIYLGALYFAIVMILFNGFTEVSMLVAKLPVLYKHRDLHFYPPWAFTLPSWLLSIPTSLIESGMWTLVTYYVVGYDPQFTRFLGQFLLLFFLHQTSLALFRVMASLGRNMIVANTFGSFALLVVMILGGFIITKESIPVWWIWGYWISPMMYAQNAISVNEFHGRSWSKPFADQNITLGEAVLTGYGLFKEKYWFWIGVGALLGYTIVLNALFTLFLTILNPIGNMQAVVSKDAIRNKDSRRKSDRVALELRSYLHSTSLNGLKLKEQKGMVLPFQPLSMCFKNINYYVDVPEELKKQGIAEDRLQLLVDVTGAFRPGVLTALVGVSGAGKTTLMDVLAGRKTGGLIEGNISISGYPKNQETFTRISGYCEQNDVHSPCLTVIESLLYSACLRLPSHVNDDTQRAFVEEVMELVELNPLSGALVGLPGVNGLSTEQRKRLTIAVELVANPSIVFMDEPTSGLDARSAAIVMRTVRNIVNTGRTIVCTIHQPSIDIFESFDELLFMKRGGQLIYAGPLGPKSRNLVEFFQAVPGVPKIRDGYNPAAWMLDVTSTQMEQILGVDFAEYYRQSKLFLQTKEIVEALSKPNSEVKELTFSTKYAQPFCAQFIACLWKQNLSYWRNPQYTAVRFFYTVIISLMFGTICWKFGSRRETQHDIFNAMGAMYAAVLFIGITNATSVQPVISIERFVSYRERAAGMYSALPFAFSLVTVEFPYILVQSLVYGTIFYSLGSFEWTVVKFLWFLFFMYFTLLYFTFYGMMTTAITPNHMVAPIIAAPFYTLWNLFCGFMIPRKLIPVWWRWYYWANPVSWTLYGLLTSQFGDLDQPLLLADGIRTTTVVAFLEEHFGFRHDFLGVVATMVVGFCVLFAVVFALAIRNLNFQRR, encoded by the exons ATGTGGGCGGCGGAGGCGCCCTTCTCGCGGTCGGGGTCGTggcgggaggcggaggacgagCAGGAGGCGCTTCGGTGGGCCGCGCTGCAGCGCCTCCCCACCGTCGCGCGCGCCAGGAGGGGCCTGCTCAGGTCGCCGGCCGTCGCGCCCGGCTCCTCCGGCGCGGGCGGCCCGGTCGAGGGCGACGACGCGCTCTGCGAGGTCGACGTCACCGGCCTCTCCTCCGGCGACCGCACCGCGCTCGTCGACCGCCTGCTCGCCGACTCCGGCGACGCCGAGCAGTTCTTCCGCCGCATACGCGCCCGCTTCGACGC GGTGCACATAGAGTTCCCCAAGATCGAAGTGAGGTACGAGGACCTGACGGTGGACGCGTACGTGCATGTGGGCAGCAGGGCGCTGCCCACCATCCCCAACTTCATATGCAACATGACAGAG GCATTTCTGAGGCACCTGAGGATCTACAGAGGGGGAAGAATGAAGTTACCTATATTGGACAACATTAATGGCATCATTCGCTCATCAAG AATGACACTGCTTTTGGGCCCTCCAAGTTCCGGGAAGACCACCTTGCTTTTAGCACTTGCCGGTCGACTTGGTCCTGGACTAAAG ATGTCTGGGAGCATTACTTACAACGGCCACCATCTAAACGAATTTGTGCCTCAAAGAACATCTGCTTATGTAAGTCAGCAAGACTGGCATGCTTCAGAGATGACCGTCAGAGAAACCCTGGAGTTTGCTGGGCGCTGTCAGGGTGTTGGTATAAAGTATG ATATGCTCGTTGAACTTTTGAGGAGAGAAAAGAATGCTGGGATCAAGCCTGATGAGGATCTTGATGTATTCATGAAG GCATTGGCTCTTGAAGGTAGACAGACGAGTCTTGTGGCTGAGTACGTAATGAAG ATTTTAGGGCTGGACATCTGTGCTGACACCATTGTCGGAGATGAAATGGTCAAAGGAATCTCTGGTGGGCAAAAGAAGCGTCTAACAACAG GTGAATTGCTAGTTGGGTCTGCTCGCGTTCTGTTCATGGATGAGATTTCAACTGGCCTTGATAGTGCaaccacatatcagattatcaagtACTTAAGGGATTCCACACATGCTCTGGATGGCACTACAATCATATCCCTGCTGCAGCCTGCTCCAGAAACTTATGAGCTATTCGATGATGTTATTCTTATATCTGAAGGTCAAATTGTATACCAGGGACCACGTGAATATGCTGCTGATTTTTTTGCTGCAATGGGATTCAGGTGCCCTGAAAGGAAAAATGTGGCAGATTTTTTGCAAGAA GTTTTGTCCAAGAAAGATCAACAGCAGTACTGGTGTCAATATGATTACCCATACCAGTTTGTGTCCGTAACAAAATTTGCTGAAGCCTTTAAGACATTTGTTATTGGTAAGAGGCTGCATGAGGATTTAGATAGGCCATACAATAGAAAACATAATCATCCCGCTGCTCTTTCAACTTCAAATTACGGTGTCAAGAGGCTCGAGATTCTGAAGTCCAACTTCCAGTGGCAGCGTTTGCTGATGAAAAGGAACTCATTCATCTACGTCTTCAAATTCATTCAG CTTCTACTTGTGGCCCTCATCACAATGACTGTATTTTTTCGAACAACAATGCACCATGATTCAGTTGATGATGGGATCATTTATCTTGGAGCCCTCTATTTTGCAATAGTGATGATTCTATTCAATGGCTTTACTGAAGTCTCAATGTTGGTGGCGAAACTTCCAGTTCTTTACAAGCACAGAGATTTGCATTTCTATCCACCATGGGCTTTTACGCTTCCTTCTTGGCTCCTGAGCATTCCAACCTCGCTTATTGAATCGGGAATGTGGACACTTGTAACATATTATGTTGTTGGTTATGATCCCCAGTTCACAAG ATTTCTGGGACAATTTTTGTTGCTTTTCTTTCTGCACCAGACATCTTTGGCTCTTTTCCGGGTCATGGCATCTTTGGGCCGAAATATGATAGTTGCTAATACCTTTGGATCGTTTGCTTTGTTGGTTGTTATGATCCTTGGAGGATTCATCATAACCAAAG AAAGCATACCAGTCTGGTGGATTTGGGGTTATTGGATCTCTCCTATGATGTATGCACAGAATGCTATATCGGTAAATGAATTCCATGGGCGTTCTTGGAGCAAG CCATTTGCAGATCAGAACATCACATTAGGTGAAGCTGTACTCACTGGATATGGATTATTCAAGGAAAAATATTGGTTTTGGATTGGAGTCGGAGCATTGTTAGGTTACACGATTGTTTTGAATGCCTTATTTACATTGTTCTTGACAATTCTCAACC CAATTGGGAATATGCAAGCTGTTGTATCCAAGGATGCGATTCGAAACAAGGATTCTAGGAGGAAGAGTGACAGAGTAGCCCTAGAGCTGAGATCTTACCTGCATTCAACTTCACTGAATG GGCTTAAGCTCAAGGAACAGAAGGGCATGGTGTTACCCTTTCAACCCCTTTCTATGTGCTTTAAGAATATAAACTACTACGTTGATGTACCAGAG GAATTGAAAAAGCAAGGGATAGCAGAAGACCGCCTTCAGTTGCTTGTTGATGTCACTGGTGCATTTAGGCCAGGGGTACTGACAGCCCTTGTTGGAGTCAGCGGTGCTGGTAAAACCACCCTCATGGATGTTTTAGCCGGCCGGAAGACCGGAGGACTCATAGAAGGAAACATCTCTATATCTGGATATCCTAAGAACCAAGAGACTTTCACAAGGATATCCGGTTATTGTGAACAAAATGATGTCCATTCACCTTGCTTGACTGTGATTGAGTCTTTGTTATACTCGGCATGCCTCCGGTTGCCTTCTCATGTCAATGATGACACTCAAAGG GCTTTTGTGGAAGAGGTGATGGAACTTGTTGAGCTGAATCCGTTAAGTGGTGCTCTTGTTGGCCTGCCAGGAGTTAATGGTCTGTCTACGGAACAACGCAAAAGGTTGACGATAGCTGTGGAGCTTGTGGCAAATCCTTCCATTGTATTCATGGATGAACCTACGTCAGGGTTGGATGCTAGGTCTGCAGCCATTGTGATGAGAACTGTACGAAATATTGTTAATACAGGACGGACAATCGTGTGCACCATCCATCAGCCAAGTATCGACATATTTGAATCCTTTGATGAG CTTTTGTTTATGAAGCGTGGAGGGCAACTCATATATGCTGGCCCCTTGGGTCCCAAATCACGCAATCTGGTTGAGTTTTTCCAG GCAGTTCCAGGGGTGCCTAAAATCAGGGATGGCTATAATCCTGCTGCATGGATGTTGGATGTCACGAGTACACAAATGGAGCAGATTCTTGGAGTGGATTTTGCTGAATACTATCGACAGTCGAAATTATTTCT GCAGACCAAAGAAATCGTTGAGGCCTTGAGCAAACCGAACAGTGAAGTGAAAGAGCTTACTTTCTCTACCAAGTATGCTCAACCATTCTGTGCTCAGTTTATTGCTTGCTTATGGAAGCAAAACCTATCGTACTGGAGGAATCCTCAATACACTGCAGTTCGGTTTTTCTACACCGTCATCATCTCCTTGATGTTTGGGACGATTTGCTGGAAATTTGGCTCTAGAAG GGAGACCCAACATGATATATTCAATGCCATGGGTGCCATGTATGCAGCAGTGCTTTTCATAGGAATCACTAACGCCACTTCCGTTCAACCTGTGATCTCCATCGAAAGATTCGTATCGTACAGAGAGCGAGCTGCTGGGATGTATTCAGCATTACCTTTCGCATTCTCTCTG GTTACTGTGGAGTTCCCTTACATTCTTGTTCAGTCACTTGTCTACGGTACAATTTTCTACAGCCTGGGCTCATTTGAGTGGACAGTGGTGAAGTTCCTGTGGTTCCTGTTCTTCATGTACTTCACTCTGTTGTACTTCACCTTCTACGgcatgatgacgacggcgatcacTCCGAATCATATGGTCGCGCCTATCATTGCCGCCCCATTCTACACGTTATGGAATCTCTTCTGCGGGTTCATGATCCCAAGAAAG CTGATCCCGGTGTGGTGGAGGTGGTACTACTGGGCCAACCCGGTGTCCTGGACGCTGTACGGGCTCCTGACCTCCCAGTTCGGCGACCTGGACCAGCCCCTTCTGCTGGCCGACGGCATCAGAACCACCACCGTGGTGGCGTTCCTGGAGGAGCACTTTGGGTTCCGGCACGACTTCCTCGGCGTCGTCGCCACGATGGTGGTCGGCTTCTGcgtcctcttcgccgtcgtcttcGCCCTCGCCATCAGGAACCTCAACTTCCAGCGCAGATGA